In Bifidobacterium actinocoloniiforme DSM 22766, a genomic segment contains:
- a CDS encoding alpha/beta hydrolase family protein produces MRILKRLVTPLIAFVLLLGLLAGAGALMTPAWQVEPYQGRVRPQTSDTSIASSMGPTAPEGSYRTRESDIKVQLAPAVTIHAIVREPVGAPAGRPACLFIHGAGTGSAGKVYGDLASAMASAGITTLVPDKRLDTYTDFHRNYAAMADDYGRSLKVLRSWPGVDPAKTGLYAESEGTWVSSIMTARDPSLTFTILTSPPVYPGRDQMAMAVSSYLDIIGAPAGVRADIPKLLGMNFAPLGLQYADFDALPYWSKLTQPTLINFGVNDASMPVEQGARQILDQARQAGNRNVTVRYYPANHQMRVGSRLAKASLPLESHYTRNLEDWINAVAQGTKADGWTTPQLAGAQPQQTYAAPQHTSPGLVTSIGALAVLLATGPVLLLAALVGSLTLALASAIRRRKSQQTSPPRFGRGVAALLWAQAIASLLLLAAVLGYIAIIGAHALRLEALTTTQVRLWTGLKALALVTTALSALLPARAIKAWMTRRAPAGSRAEAIQAGAFHARPQATSAAKGRPALARGWGHWIVLTLAWLGALACLLVLAFWGAYTF; encoded by the coding sequence GTGCGAATTCTCAAACGGCTGGTGACACCGCTGATCGCCTTCGTCCTACTGCTGGGCCTTCTGGCTGGGGCCGGAGCCCTGATGACCCCTGCATGGCAGGTGGAACCCTATCAGGGGCGCGTGCGCCCACAGACGTCGGACACCTCAATCGCATCCTCGATGGGCCCTACAGCACCCGAAGGAAGCTATCGGACACGCGAGAGCGACATCAAGGTGCAGCTCGCGCCGGCGGTCACCATTCACGCGATTGTGCGCGAACCGGTGGGCGCCCCGGCCGGTCGCCCAGCCTGCCTGTTCATCCACGGAGCCGGCACCGGTTCGGCCGGTAAGGTATACGGGGACCTGGCCTCAGCCATGGCTTCAGCCGGTATCACCACCCTGGTGCCGGACAAGCGACTGGACACTTACACCGACTTCCACCGCAACTATGCGGCCATGGCTGATGACTACGGGCGCTCCCTGAAAGTCCTGCGCTCCTGGCCCGGCGTCGACCCCGCCAAAACCGGGCTCTACGCCGAGTCCGAGGGCACCTGGGTCTCCTCGATCATGACCGCGCGCGACCCCTCGCTGACCTTCACGATCCTGACTTCTCCCCCGGTCTACCCGGGCCGCGACCAGATGGCCATGGCCGTCAGCTCCTACCTGGACATCATCGGCGCCCCGGCGGGGGTCCGGGCGGACATCCCGAAGCTACTAGGCATGAATTTCGCCCCTCTGGGGCTGCAATACGCGGATTTCGACGCCCTGCCATACTGGAGCAAGCTGACCCAGCCCACCCTCATCAACTTCGGCGTGAACGACGCCTCCATGCCGGTCGAGCAGGGCGCCAGGCAGATTCTCGACCAAGCGCGCCAGGCCGGCAATCGCAACGTGACGGTCCGCTACTACCCAGCCAACCACCAGATGCGCGTAGGCAGCCGCCTGGCCAAGGCCAGTCTGCCCCTGGAATCCCATTACACGCGCAATTTGGAGGATTGGATCAATGCGGTGGCCCAGGGCACCAAGGCCGATGGCTGGACCACCCCGCAATTAGCAGGCGCCCAACCGCAACAGACTTACGCCGCCCCTCAACACACCAGCCCCGGCCTGGTCACGTCAATCGGTGCGTTGGCCGTCCTCCTGGCCACCGGCCCCGTCCTGCTGCTGGCCGCGCTAGTGGGTTCATTGACCCTGGCCCTAGCGAGCGCGATCCGCCGCCGTAAATCGCAGCAGACCTCGCCTCCCCGTTTCGGCCGAGGCGTGGCCGCCCTCCTGTGGGCTCAGGCGATCGCATCCCTCCTGCTGCTGGCCGCCGTTCTGGGCTATATCGCGATCATCGGCGCGCACGCGCTGAGATTGGAAGCGCTTACGACGACGCAGGTAAGGTTGTGGACCGGATTGAAAGCGCTAGCCCTCGTCACGACCGCCTTGTCCGCGCTCCTGCCAGCCCGGGCCATCAAGGCCTGGATGACCCGGCGCGCGCCCGCAGGCAGCCGGGCCGAAGCGATTCAAGCCGGCGCTTTCCACGCCCGGCCTCAAGCGACAAGCGCCGCGAAGGGCCGACCCGCCCTAGCCCGGGGTTGGGGACACTGGATAGTCCTAACCCTGGCCTGGTTGGGCGCATTGGCCTGCCTGCTGGTCCTGGCTTTCTGGGGCGCATACACCTTCTGA